A portion of the Blastocatellia bacterium genome contains these proteins:
- a CDS encoding sigma-54 dependent transcriptional regulator, with the protein MNERQLKIVVVDDDVVMREVLEMRLRQWGYDVRLAADGHQAKDLIAAENPDIVISDVIMGDISGVELLQWLKAGNPARPVILMTAYGHVEVAVEAMKQGARDFLTKPLDYSKLKAVIEEAEKEVRQRWDAERLVAELEKGAGFGPFIGVSPAMRQVYALIKTLAATDASVLITGESGTGKELVARTIHQLSPRAQGPFVAINAAAIPEGLIESEMFGHERGAFTGAIAVRPGCFELADGGTLLLDEIAEMPVGLQAKLLRVLEDGRVRRLGGRHEYVVNVRVLAATNQDPTQAIAAGKLREDLYYRLNVFTLVLPPLRQRKEDIPLLVHHFLREFNAKHGAQVEGLRAEAMIRLTDYSWPGNVRELRNVMERAVILAKHGWIETTHLPPYIQRPMPGPGEKLVLPLGVSLAEAEKELILQTLKRLGNNKAEAARQLGLDVKTIRNKLKAYGIE; encoded by the coding sequence ATGAACGAGCGACAACTGAAAATCGTAGTGGTTGACGATGATGTGGTGATGCGCGAGGTGCTGGAGATGCGCCTCCGGCAGTGGGGCTATGACGTCCGTCTCGCCGCCGATGGTCATCAGGCCAAGGACCTCATCGCCGCAGAAAATCCCGACATCGTGATCTCCGATGTCATCATGGGGGATATTTCCGGCGTCGAGCTCTTACAGTGGTTGAAAGCGGGGAATCCCGCGCGCCCGGTGATCCTCATGACGGCCTACGGTCACGTGGAGGTGGCCGTGGAAGCCATGAAGCAGGGAGCCCGAGATTTCCTCACCAAACCGCTCGATTACAGCAAGCTCAAGGCGGTGATCGAGGAAGCGGAGAAAGAGGTTCGGCAGCGGTGGGACGCCGAACGATTGGTCGCCGAACTGGAGAAGGGCGCGGGATTCGGTCCTTTCATCGGTGTGAGCCCGGCGATGCGTCAGGTCTACGCCCTGATCAAGACGCTGGCGGCCACCGATGCATCCGTCCTCATCACCGGCGAGAGCGGAACGGGGAAGGAACTCGTTGCCCGCACGATCCACCAACTGAGCCCGCGGGCTCAGGGGCCGTTCGTGGCCATTAATGCGGCAGCCATCCCCGAAGGGCTCATCGAGAGTGAAATGTTCGGGCACGAGCGGGGAGCGTTCACCGGGGCGATTGCCGTTCGTCCCGGGTGTTTTGAGCTGGCCGATGGCGGCACGCTCCTGCTCGACGAGATCGCCGAAATGCCCGTCGGCCTTCAGGCCAAATTGCTCCGGGTTCTCGAAGACGGACGCGTGCGTCGTCTGGGGGGCCGTCACGAGTACGTCGTCAATGTGCGCGTGCTGGCAGCGACCAATCAAGATCCCACGCAGGCCATTGCCGCGGGAAAATTGCGCGAGGATTTGTACTACCGGTTGAATGTCTTCACGCTGGTCTTGCCGCCGCTCCGCCAGCGCAAGGAGGACATTCCTCTGCTTGTCCATCATTTCCTCAGGGAATTCAACGCCAAGCATGGGGCGCAGGTCGAGGGCCTTCGCGCCGAGGCAATGATCCGGCTCACCGACTATTCCTGGCCGGGAAATGTGCGCGAGCTTCGTAATGTCATGGAACGCGCCGTCATCCTGGCCAAGCACGGCTGGATCGAGACGACGCATCTTCCTCCCTACATTCAGCGCCCCATGCCCGGTCCGGGAGAGAAGCTCGTTCTGCCTCTCGGCGTATCGCTGGCCGAAGCGGAAAAGGAACTGATCCTGCAAACGCTCAAGCGCCTGGGCAATAACAAAGCCGAGGCGGCTCGTCAGCTC